A genomic segment from Actinomadura hallensis encodes:
- a CDS encoding DUF6745 domain-containing protein, which translates to MQSATVRELHHVVADWQSAAFATGPADRARAEAGVAAAYAAAGLDAPERYVWMPSPARGAVAAALLARRGDAGACVLHEVRTRPWEAERAAACSELGPEQWPRVWAETGGLLWGQVQALVTRVRGAIGDLASDGPEPSERAEAAASALRGATLDAVLGQHDAPWLALFDALGRLEGPLAGLAEAARSTGWWWPFERLAVMSERPRELHRDEPGRLHRGDGPALAYPDGFALHAWRGMPIPPGFVESPAGLTADRISAEENAELRRVMLEIFGYDRYLAETGARPVHRDETGVLWRIDLPGDEPVTLVEVVNATPEPDGTYRTYFLRVPPGTRTARAGVAWTFGVDEADYRPEKQT; encoded by the coding sequence ATGCAGAGCGCGACAGTGCGTGAACTCCACCATGTGGTGGCCGACTGGCAGTCGGCGGCGTTCGCCACCGGCCCCGCCGACCGCGCCCGCGCCGAGGCCGGCGTCGCCGCCGCCTACGCGGCCGCGGGCCTGGACGCCCCCGAACGGTACGTGTGGATGCCCTCCCCCGCGCGCGGGGCCGTCGCGGCGGCCCTCCTCGCGCGGCGCGGCGACGCCGGTGCGTGCGTCCTGCACGAGGTGAGGACGCGCCCGTGGGAGGCCGAGCGCGCCGCGGCCTGCTCCGAACTGGGGCCGGAGCAGTGGCCGCGGGTCTGGGCCGAGACGGGCGGCCTGCTCTGGGGCCAGGTGCAGGCGCTCGTCACGCGGGTGCGCGGCGCCATCGGCGACCTGGCGTCGGACGGCCCCGAGCCGTCCGAGCGGGCGGAGGCGGCCGCGTCGGCGCTGCGGGGCGCGACCCTCGACGCGGTTCTGGGCCAGCACGACGCGCCGTGGCTGGCGCTGTTCGATGCGCTCGGACGGCTGGAGGGTCCCCTGGCCGGTCTCGCGGAGGCGGCCCGTTCCACCGGCTGGTGGTGGCCGTTCGAGCGGCTCGCGGTCATGTCGGAGCGTCCCCGTGAGCTGCACCGCGACGAGCCTGGGCGGCTGCACCGCGGAGACGGCCCGGCCCTCGCCTACCCCGACGGGTTCGCGCTGCACGCCTGGCGCGGCATGCCGATCCCGCCCGGCTTCGTCGAGTCGCCGGCCGGGCTGACCGCCGACCGGATCTCGGCGGAGGAGAACGCCGAGCTGCGCCGGGTGATGCTGGAGATCTTCGGCTACGACCGCTACCTGGCGGAGACGGGCGCGCGTCCCGTGCACCGCGACGAGACCGGCGTGCTGTGGAGGATCGACCTGCCCGGGGACGAGCCCGTCACGCTGGTCGAGGTCGTCAACGCGACCCCCGAACCCGACGGCACCTACCGCACCTACTTCCTGCGCGTCCCGCCCGGCACCCGCACGGCGCGCGCGGGCGTCGCGTGGACCTTCGGCGTGGACGAGGCCGACTACCGGCCAGAGAAGCAGACCTGA
- a CDS encoding ATP-binding protein, which produces MDHRQRLHFVLALEPVDEAVRTARDTVRAALEGWDREDVDGDLELIASELVTNAIRHANSVRLVVYLPDEKTAMVEVWDDNPQGPTAPVPDLHAEGGRGLMLVGALSCSWGWRATADGKVTWARTEAP; this is translated from the coding sequence GTGGACCATCGACAGCGACTCCACTTCGTCCTCGCGCTCGAGCCCGTCGACGAAGCCGTGCGCACGGCCCGCGACACCGTGCGCGCGGCCCTGGAGGGCTGGGACCGCGAAGACGTCGACGGCGACCTGGAGCTCATCGCCAGCGAACTCGTCACCAACGCGATCCGCCACGCGAACTCGGTCCGGCTCGTCGTCTACCTGCCCGACGAGAAGACCGCCATGGTCGAGGTGTGGGACGACAACCCGCAGGGTCCCACCGCGCCCGTGCCCGACCTCCATGCCGAAGGGGGCCGCGGCCTGATGCTCGTCGGGGCGCTGTCCTGCTCCTGGGGGTGGCGGGCCACCGCCGACGGGAAGGTCACGTGGGCGCGGACGGAGGCTCCGTGA